In Deferribacter desulfuricans SSM1, the following are encoded in one genomic region:
- a CDS encoding ABC transporter ATP-binding protein → MIALKNLCKSYGETKVLKDINLHIKDGEFVSIMGPSGSGKSTLLNIIGAMDKPNTGEVIINGVNITNFNEEELTEFRKKYIGFIFQFFNLFNNLTVYENVLIPLLINGINNEDEIEEVLNILDIKHKINNFAHQLSGGEQQRVAIARTIIKKPKIILADEPTGSLDTLTGEKILNILKSLNAKYNTTIVMVTHNEEIAKFTDRIIRIKDGRIRDWISD, encoded by the coding sequence ATGATAGCTCTTAAAAATCTATGTAAAAGTTATGGTGAAACAAAAGTTTTAAAAGATATAAATTTACATATCAAAGATGGAGAATTTGTATCAATCATGGGCCCATCAGGCTCAGGTAAATCCACACTTTTGAATATAATTGGTGCAATGGATAAACCTAATACTGGAGAAGTTATAATTAATGGTGTAAATATTACAAATTTCAATGAAGAAGAATTAACTGAATTTAGAAAAAAGTATATAGGTTTTATTTTTCAGTTTTTTAATCTGTTCAACAATCTTACAGTTTATGAAAATGTATTAATCCCACTTTTGATAAATGGCATTAATAATGAAGATGAGATAGAAGAAGTATTAAATATCCTTGATATTAAACATAAAATAAACAATTTTGCACATCAACTATCAGGTGGTGAGCAGCAAAGGGTTGCAATAGCACGCACAATAATAAAAAAGCCTAAGATTATTTTGGCTGATGAGCCAACAGGAAGTCTTGATACACTCACTGGTGAAAAAATCTTAAATATTTTAAAGAGTTTAAATGCAAAATATAATACTACGATTGTTATGGTTACTCACAATGAAGAGATTGCAAAATTTACCGATAGAATAATCCGTATTAAAGATGGCCGTATTAGAGATTGGATAAGTGATTAA
- a CDS encoding carotenoid 1,2-hydratase, with amino-acid sequence MFTNFAFASDFVKLKATDRVNLPNDLYYKDNFVSQWWYFTGHLNSNDGKRFGYELTIFVVNVNKKKYKSKFGLNRIYISHFAITDINNQKYYFEDDTSRGAYNEAAASDNKLYVKVFDDLVTGSIEQIDIKAKAKNFSIDIKLIPTKNPILNGENGYSNKIYGCEECASLYFSITRMKTTGYLQIDEKKYSVSGESWFDREINSDYSTDKLKGWDWFSIMLDDGREIIIYQIKDKDGKIDKSSYAAIIDKSGNKINLDFDKVKLKPLEFYKSKITSAKYPIKWEIKINDKKIFVESLVKNQEFVASKSTFNYYFEGACKVYGDFHGKAYMELTGY; translated from the coding sequence TTGTTTACAAATTTTGCTTTTGCATCAGACTTTGTAAAATTAAAGGCAACTGACCGTGTAAATCTGCCTAATGACCTTTATTATAAAGATAATTTTGTAAGTCAATGGTGGTATTTTACAGGGCATTTAAACTCAAATGATGGGAAAAGATTTGGCTATGAGCTTACAATATTTGTGGTAAATGTGAATAAGAAAAAGTATAAAAGCAAATTTGGGCTAAACAGGATTTATATTTCTCATTTTGCAATTACAGACATAAACAATCAAAAATATTACTTTGAAGATGATACATCAAGAGGAGCCTATAATGAAGCTGCAGCAAGTGATAATAAGTTGTATGTAAAGGTTTTTGATGATTTAGTTACCGGTAGTATTGAGCAAATTGACATAAAAGCAAAAGCTAAAAATTTTAGTATTGATATAAAATTGATACCTACCAAAAATCCTATTTTAAACGGAGAAAACGGTTATTCAAATAAGATTTACGGATGTGAGGAGTGCGCTTCATTATATTTTTCAATTACAAGGATGAAAACTACCGGATATTTACAGATTGATGAGAAAAAATATTCCGTTTCGGGGGAAAGCTGGTTTGACAGAGAAATTAATTCAGATTACAGCACCGATAAATTAAAAGGTTGGGACTGGTTTTCAATTATGCTTGATGATGGCAGAGAGATTATCATTTATCAAATTAAAGATAAAGATGGTAAAATTGACAAAAGCTCATACGCGGCAATTATTGATAAAAGCGGCAATAAAATTAATCTTGATTTTGATAAAGTAAAACTAAAACCTTTAGAATTTTACAAATCAAAAATAACTTCTGCAAAATACCCTATAAAGTGGGAAATCAAGATAAACGATAAGAAGATATTTGTGGAATCCCTTGTTAAGAATCAAGAGTTTGTAGCTTCAAAATCCACTTTTAATTATTATTTTGAAGGTGCTTGTAAGGTTTATGGGGATTTTCATGGAAAGGCTTATATGGAGCTTACAGGATATTGA
- a CDS encoding metal-dependent hydrolase: MDPVTHIGSGLLSGSYLKDKKSDKSIYIISVIGALLPDIDNIIGLAGNPQLYLIHHRGITHSFLGAILLSFVSALLLKYIFFRKTDLKKIFLIFTFFSFVHIFLDLITSYGTQIALHFTNERYTLECTFIIDPIFTVTILIFFFISKKLTSKKIRLILFSFIFVYPLSNLALKAIYTNMLESRYPDKKVYLSPSPFTPIFWKVIMEDNSSYYVATKTLFADTNLNDFEKYTSLKTNNLSNIFTVDGFLKTYYWFTKYPIIQKIGKNTYKISDLRFMFTLKSLNIKRETPFSIILTTNEDKSKIVNYKYNFEGVTQ, translated from the coding sequence ATGGATCCTGTTACTCATATTGGGAGCGGACTTTTAAGCGGTTCATATTTAAAAGATAAAAAAAGTGACAAAAGTATATACATAATTTCAGTGATAGGCGCACTTTTGCCGGATATTGATAATATCATTGGACTTGCAGGTAATCCTCAGCTTTATCTGATTCACCATCGCGGGATAACTCACTCTTTTTTAGGTGCTATTCTACTTTCATTCGTTTCAGCACTCTTATTAAAATATATTTTTTTTCGTAAAACAGATTTAAAAAAGATATTTTTAATTTTTACATTTTTTAGCTTTGTTCACATATTTTTGGATTTAATTACAAGTTACGGTACGCAAATTGCTCTCCACTTTACAAATGAAAGATACACTCTTGAGTGCACATTTATAATAGATCCTATTTTCACAGTCACTATATTGATATTCTTTTTCATTTCAAAAAAACTTACTTCTAAAAAAATTAGATTAATATTGTTTAGCTTTATCTTTGTTTATCCTCTGTCAAATTTAGCACTTAAGGCTATTTACACAAATATGTTAGAATCAAGATACCCTGATAAAAAGGTTTATTTAAGCCCCTCACCTTTTACACCGATTTTTTGGAAAGTAATAATGGAAGATAATTCTTCATATTATGTTGCCACAAAAACATTATTCGCTGATACAAATTTAAATGATTTTGAAAAATACACTTCATTAAAAACCAACAATTTATCTAATATATTTACTGTAGATGGTTTTTTAAAAACTTACTACTGGTTTACAAAATATCCTATCATTCAAAAAATAGGTAAAAACACTTATAAAATCTCAGATTTAAGATTTATGTTTACCTTGAAGAGCTTAAATATCAAAAGGGAAACTCCTTTCAGCATTATATTGACTACCAATGAGGACAAATCAAAAATAGTAAATTATAAATATAACTTTGAGGGTGTTACACAATAA
- the smpB gene encoding SsrA-binding protein SmpB, whose translation MKVLATNKKAYHDYEILEKYEAGIVLKGTEVKSAKNGRINLRDSFIRISNGEAFLLNCHISPYEQGNIMNHDPTRTRKLLLHKREIERLAGKVQEKGLTLVPLRVYLKNNLVKVEVALAKGKKLHDKREAIKKKDLDREISRTLKNKYKIK comes from the coding sequence ATGAAAGTGTTAGCTACAAATAAAAAAGCTTATCATGATTATGAAATATTAGAGAAATATGAGGCTGGTATTGTACTCAAAGGGACAGAGGTTAAATCTGCTAAGAATGGTAGAATAAATTTAAGAGATTCTTTTATTAGAATTAGTAATGGTGAAGCATTTTTGTTAAATTGTCATATATCCCCTTATGAACAAGGTAATATTATGAACCATGATCCAACTCGTACAAGGAAATTATTATTACACAAAAGAGAAATTGAGAGATTGGCTGGAAAAGTTCAAGAAAAAGGGTTAACATTAGTACCCTTGAGGGTATATTTAAAAAATAACCTTGTTAAGGTTGAAGTTGCTTTAGCAAAAGGGAAAAAATTGCATGATAAAAGAGAAGCGATTAAGAAGAAAGATTTAGATAGAGAAATATCAAGAACATTAAAAAATAAGTACAAGATAAAATAG
- a CDS encoding MTH1187 family thiamine-binding protein, giving the protein MSAMVFFSATPIGKEESVSKYVARVVKKIKESGFNWQLTPMGTIVEGENLKEVLNVVADAVEELKDCNRISISIKIDYRRDRKSGLDKKVESVMSKIEK; this is encoded by the coding sequence ATGAGTGCTATGGTATTTTTTTCTGCTACACCGATAGGTAAAGAAGAGAGTGTTTCAAAATATGTAGCAAGAGTAGTTAAAAAAATTAAAGAGAGTGGTTTTAATTGGCAACTAACTCCAATGGGTACAATTGTTGAAGGTGAAAATTTGAAAGAGGTTTTGAATGTTGTAGCTGATGCAGTAGAAGAATTAAAGGACTGTAATAGAATATCAATCTCGATTAAGATTGATTATAGAAGAGATAGAAAGTCAGGACTTGATAAAAAAGTAGAATCTGTAATGAGTAAAATTGAAAAATAA
- a CDS encoding tRNA1(Val) (adenine(37)-N6)-methyltransferase, protein MDKTVDSIIYKDIFIVQPKNGFRFSVDSPLLFRFINKNKIFKNALDIGSGSGVLSVLLAKQFNIDCIDAVEIDKVMYECLVETIKMNRYENKIYPHNNDIFRFKPDRMYDLVICNPPYRNRKKGRICKSDIENQARFDDLMPIDKLFSYVRGVIKNRGYFYICYDADLFVTPIYLGRKYGLEPKRIQFLHPNEKSSAKIVFIEFIKDAGVELKIEPPIFQNSKEFEMLLKE, encoded by the coding sequence ATGGATAAAACTGTAGATTCAATCATCTATAAAGATATTTTTATAGTCCAGCCAAAAAATGGTTTCAGATTTTCAGTTGATTCTCCATTATTATTTAGATTTATTAATAAGAACAAAATATTTAAAAATGCATTAGATATCGGTAGTGGAAGTGGTGTACTTTCTGTATTGCTAGCTAAACAGTTTAATATAGATTGTATTGATGCCGTTGAGATTGATAAAGTAATGTACGAATGTTTAGTTGAAACAATAAAAATGAATAGATATGAAAATAAAATTTATCCACACAATAATGATATATTCAGATTTAAACCTGATAGGATGTATGATTTAGTAATATGTAATCCACCTTATCGTAATAGAAAAAAAGGAAGAATATGTAAAAGCGATATCGAGAATCAAGCTAGATTTGATGATCTCATGCCAATTGATAAATTGTTTAGTTATGTTAGAGGTGTCATTAAAAATAGGGGATATTTCTATATATGCTATGATGCAGATCTGTTTGTAACACCAATATATCTTGGTAGGAAATATGGATTGGAGCCTAAAAGAATTCAGTTTCTTCATCCTAATGAAAAATCGTCAGCTAAAATCGTTTTTATTGAATTTATTAAAGATGCAGGGGTTGAACTTAAAATAGAACCACCTATATTTCAAAATAGCAAAGAATTTGAGATGCTGCTGAAAGAATAA
- a CDS encoding F0F1 ATP synthase subunit epsilon, which yields MAEKLRFILVSPERELLNDEVDEVIAPGVEGDFGILPGHTPFLTALRVGELIYKKDGNEEYVALDRGFLEVSDDVVTVLAESAELGREIDLEEAIRRKLEAEKALEAARKEDEIKFRKVEAQLQRELLRVSVAERYKR from the coding sequence ATGGCTGAAAAACTTCGCTTTATATTAGTGTCACCAGAGCGTGAACTATTAAATGATGAAGTTGATGAGGTGATTGCTCCTGGTGTAGAAGGTGATTTTGGAATTTTACCAGGGCATACACCATTTTTAACTGCTTTACGTGTTGGTGAGCTTATATATAAAAAGGATGGTAATGAGGAGTATGTTGCACTGGATAGAGGATTTTTAGAAGTATCTGATGATGTTGTAACTGTGTTGGCTGAAAGTGCAGAACTTGGTAGAGAAATTGACTTAGAAGAAGCTATCAGGAGAAAGCTGGAAGCTGAAAAAGCGTTGGAAGCTGCTAGAAAAGAGGATGAAATTAAGTTTAGAAAAGTGGAAGCTCAATTACAAAGAGAATTGCTAAGGGTTTCTGTAGCTGAGAGATATAAAAGATAA
- the atpD gene encoding F0F1 ATP synthase subunit beta, with translation MANVGKIVQIIGPVVDVKFESGQLPEIYNAIKIEDKAHDRVIICEVEQHLGENTVRTVAMTSTDGLVRGMDAVDTGRPIAAPVGKGALGRILNVVGEPVDERGEVQADDYWPIHRPAPKLEDQETGYEILETGIKVIDLLEPYTKGGKTGLFGGAGVGKTVLIMELINNIAKQHGGYSVFCGVGERTREGNDLWLEMQEAGVLDKVALIYGQMNEPPGARMRVGLTGLTIAEYFRDVEGQDVLLFVDNIFRFSQAGSEVSALLGRMPSAVGYQPTLGTEMGELQERITSTKKGSITSVQAVYVPADDLTDPAPATTFAHLDATTVLSRQIAELGIYPAVDPLDSTSRILDPNIVGEEHYSVARGVQAVLQRYKELQDIIAILGMEELSEEDKLIVARARKIQRFLSQPFHVAEQFTGMPGKYVPLKDTIRGFKEILEGKCDDLPEQAFYMVGGIEEVYEKAEQLKKRG, from the coding sequence ATGGCAAATGTAGGTAAGATTGTACAAATAATTGGTCCTGTTGTTGACGTAAAATTTGAATCAGGACAATTACCTGAAATTTATAACGCAATTAAAATTGAAGATAAGGCTCATGATCGTGTAATAATTTGTGAGGTTGAGCAGCATTTAGGTGAAAACACAGTTAGAACAGTTGCTATGACATCTACAGATGGTCTTGTTAGGGGGATGGATGCTGTTGATACTGGTAGACCAATAGCAGCGCCAGTAGGAAAAGGTGCTCTCGGAAGAATTTTAAATGTTGTTGGTGAGCCAGTTGATGAGCGTGGGGAAGTTCAAGCTGATGATTACTGGCCAATTCATAGACCTGCTCCAAAACTTGAAGATCAAGAAACTGGTTATGAGATTTTGGAAACTGGTATTAAAGTAATAGATTTGTTAGAGCCATATACTAAAGGTGGTAAAACAGGATTATTTGGTGGTGCTGGTGTTGGTAAAACAGTTCTTATTATGGAATTGATTAACAATATTGCTAAACAGCATGGTGGTTACTCTGTTTTCTGTGGTGTTGGTGAAAGGACAAGGGAAGGTAATGACCTCTGGCTAGAAATGCAAGAAGCAGGGGTTTTAGATAAAGTTGCTCTTATTTATGGTCAGATGAATGAGCCACCTGGCGCAAGGATGAGGGTAGGTCTTACAGGTCTTACCATTGCTGAGTATTTTAGGGATGTTGAAGGTCAAGACGTGTTGCTCTTTGTTGATAATATATTCAGATTTTCTCAGGCTGGTTCTGAGGTTTCTGCGTTGCTTGGTCGTATGCCATCTGCGGTTGGTTATCAGCCTACACTTGGTACTGAAATGGGTGAGCTCCAAGAAAGGATTACATCAACGAAGAAAGGTTCTATTACATCAGTTCAGGCTGTTTACGTTCCTGCGGACGACTTGACAGACCCAGCTCCTGCTACAACATTTGCTCACTTAGATGCAACAACAGTATTATCCCGTCAGATTGCAGAGCTTGGTATTTATCCTGCTGTGGATCCTCTTGATTCTACTTCAAGGATTCTTGACCCAAATATAGTTGGTGAGGAGCATTATTCTGTAGCAAGAGGTGTTCAGGCAGTATTGCAAAGATATAAAGAGTTGCAGGATATTATTGCTATTCTTGGTATGGAAGAATTGTCAGAAGAGGATAAATTGATAGTTGCTAGAGCAAGGAAGATTCAGAGATTCCTTTCACAGCCATTCCATGTTGCTGAGCAGTTTACTGGTATGCCTGGTAAATATGTACCATTGAAAGATACCATAAGAGGTTTTAAAGAGATTCTCGAAGGTAAATGTGATGATCTACCAGAACAGGCATTTTACATGGTAGGTGGAATAGAAGAGGTATACGAAAAGGCTGAGCAACTTAAGAAAAGAGGATAA
- the atpG gene encoding ATP synthase F1 subunit gamma — MPGMRDIKRKIASVKSTQKITKAMKMVSAAKLRRAQEAMEAARPYANKIYDVVTSIGKRVNPELHPFLKAKENVNSVCLVMFTSDRGLCGAFNANVIKAANKFIEENQDKEVKLICVGRRGYDFFRKRDVDILEKYTSFGGRVTFDDAVKIGETIVNNFLEEKFDEVYILYNEFKSIVYHVPRVVKILPLVFEKTEDEVLIDYLYEPKPDILLNNIMPKYINFTIFRALLESTAGEHGARMAAMDNATRNAGELIDKLVLSFNKARQAAITKEILDIVNGAEALK, encoded by the coding sequence ATGCCCGGGATGAGGGATATTAAAAGGAAAATTGCTTCGGTTAAAAGTACACAAAAAATAACTAAAGCTATGAAAATGGTTTCTGCAGCAAAATTGAGAAGAGCTCAAGAAGCTATGGAAGCTGCGAGACCATATGCAAACAAAATATATGATGTTGTTACATCAATAGGGAAAAGGGTGAATCCTGAGCTACACCCTTTCCTTAAAGCTAAAGAGAATGTGAATTCTGTATGTCTTGTGATGTTTACATCAGATAGAGGGCTTTGTGGTGCCTTTAATGCAAATGTCATAAAAGCTGCAAATAAATTTATTGAAGAGAATCAAGATAAAGAAGTTAAGCTTATATGTGTTGGAAGAAGGGGTTATGACTTCTTCAGAAAAAGGGATGTTGATATTTTAGAGAAATATACCAGCTTTGGGGGAAGAGTTACATTTGATGATGCTGTAAAAATTGGTGAGACCATAGTTAATAACTTTTTAGAAGAAAAGTTTGATGAGGTATATATCTTATATAACGAATTTAAATCTATAGTTTATCATGTTCCAAGAGTTGTAAAGATATTACCTCTTGTTTTTGAAAAAACTGAAGATGAAGTTTTGATAGATTATTTATATGAACCAAAACCAGATATTCTTTTAAATAATATTATGCCAAAATATATTAATTTTACAATATTTAGAGCTTTGCTTGAGTCCACAGCAGGTGAGCATGGTGCGAGAATGGCTGCAATGGATAATGCTACAAGAAATGCTGGTGAACTCATAGATAAGCTTGTTCTTAGCTTTAACAAAGCCCGTCAGGCTGCAATTACAAAAGAAATTTTAGATATAGTAAATGGTGCAGAAGCTTTAAAATAA
- the atpA gene encoding F0F1 ATP synthase subunit alpha, translating into MQIRAEEISKIIKEQIENFEQKAEMEEIGTVLSAGDGIAKVYGLDNAMAGELVELSGGVYGIVFNLEEDNVGIVIMGEYEHIKEGDIVKRTGRIASVPVGPELVGRVVNPLGQPIDGKGPIDAKEYDVIEKIAPGIVKRKPVHEPLQTGIKAIDSMIPIGRGQRELIIGDRQTGKTAVAIDTIINQKGQNVICVYVAIGQKRSTVARVVDTLEKHGAMDYTIIVAATASDPAPLQFIAPFAGCTMGEYFRDRGQHALLIYDDLSKHATAYRQMSLLLRRPPGREAYPGDVFYLHSRLLERAAKFNDENGAGSLTALPIIETQAGDVSAYIPTNVISITDGQIYLETDLFYAGIRPAVNVGLSVSRVGGSAQIKAMKQVAGRLRLDLAQYRELAAFAQFGSDLDAATRAQLNRGEKLVEILKQGQYQPVPVEEQVLIIFTGVNGYLDDIPTKSIQRFEKEFTNYVKTNKPDILEDIRTKKALDDDLTNKMKAAVEEFKKQFNA; encoded by the coding sequence ATGCAGATAAGAGCTGAAGAGATAAGTAAAATTATCAAAGAACAGATTGAGAACTTTGAGCAAAAAGCCGAGATGGAGGAGATCGGTACGGTTTTAAGTGCCGGTGATGGTATTGCGAAAGTATATGGTCTTGATAATGCAATGGCTGGGGAGCTTGTTGAGCTTTCAGGTGGAGTATATGGTATTGTGTTTAACCTTGAAGAGGATAACGTTGGTATTGTTATCATGGGGGAATACGAGCATATTAAAGAGGGTGATATTGTTAAAAGGACTGGTAGAATTGCATCGGTACCAGTTGGGCCAGAGCTAGTTGGAAGGGTAGTTAACCCTCTAGGGCAGCCTATTGACGGTAAAGGTCCTATCGATGCGAAAGAGTACGATGTTATTGAAAAGATTGCTCCTGGTATTGTTAAAAGGAAGCCTGTTCACGAGCCTTTGCAAACAGGTATCAAAGCGATTGACTCTATGATACCTATAGGTAGAGGGCAGAGGGAATTAATTATTGGTGACAGACAAACTGGTAAAACAGCTGTTGCTATTGATACTATTATAAATCAAAAAGGACAAAATGTTATTTGTGTTTATGTGGCTATTGGTCAAAAAAGATCAACTGTTGCAAGGGTGGTTGATACATTAGAAAAACATGGAGCTATGGATTATACTATAATTGTTGCTGCTACAGCCAGTGACCCTGCGCCACTACAGTTTATTGCTCCTTTTGCTGGTTGTACAATGGGTGAATATTTTAGAGATAGAGGTCAGCATGCACTTTTGATATATGATGACTTGTCAAAACATGCTACTGCTTACAGGCAGATGTCTTTGTTGCTTAGAAGACCTCCTGGTAGGGAAGCTTATCCTGGTGATGTTTTTTACTTACACTCAAGGCTTCTTGAAAGAGCAGCAAAATTTAATGATGAAAACGGGGCTGGTTCTTTAACAGCTCTGCCTATTATTGAAACACAAGCTGGTGACGTTTCTGCATATATTCCAACAAACGTTATTTCAATTACTGATGGTCAGATATACCTAGAAACAGATTTATTTTATGCTGGTATCAGACCGGCGGTTAACGTTGGTCTTTCAGTATCAAGGGTTGGTGGTTCTGCTCAAATAAAAGCTATGAAACAGGTTGCTGGTAGATTAAGACTTGATCTTGCTCAGTATAGAGAGCTTGCTGCTTTTGCTCAGTTTGGTAGTGACCTTGATGCAGCTACTAGAGCACAGTTAAACAGAGGTGAAAAGCTTGTTGAGATATTAAAGCAAGGTCAGTATCAGCCAGTTCCAGTAGAAGAGCAGGTACTTATCATATTTACAGGTGTAAATGGTTATTTAGATGATATCCCAACAAAAAGTATCCAGAGATTTGAAAAAGAATTTACAAATTATGTGAAAACAAATAAACCTGATATTTTAGAAGATATAAGGACTAAAAAAGCTTTAGATGATGATTTAACTAATAAAATGAAAGCTGCTGTTGAAGAATTTAAAAAGCAGTTTAATGCTTAA
- the atpH gene encoding ATP synthase F1 subunit delta, giving the protein MIVTAVAKRYASALFDYAKEKGIIDTVLDELKGLVELFETSEDFKQFVKNPLIKKEDKEKVFKKLFDDGKISEALYNFMMILIEKGRLNLLVEIYSYYRYLLMEEKGEVDAYVKVADEYDDRIKNEIKSALERVTAKKVNLNIEVEKDILGGFIAQVKSDLYDVSIAGQLKRLKDVLLKI; this is encoded by the coding sequence TTGATAGTTACGGCTGTTGCTAAAAGATATGCTAGTGCTCTTTTCGATTATGCAAAAGAGAAAGGGATTATAGATACCGTTTTAGATGAATTGAAAGGGTTGGTAGAATTATTTGAAACATCTGAAGATTTTAAACAGTTTGTAAAAAATCCGTTAATCAAAAAAGAGGATAAAGAGAAAGTATTTAAAAAACTTTTTGATGATGGTAAGATTTCTGAGGCCCTTTACAATTTTATGATGATATTAATCGAAAAAGGCAGGTTAAATCTTTTGGTGGAGATTTATTCTTATTATAGATACTTGTTGATGGAAGAAAAAGGTGAAGTTGATGCCTATGTTAAGGTGGCAGATGAATATGATGATAGGATAAAGAACGAAATAAAAAGTGCACTTGAGAGGGTTACAGCTAAAAAGGTTAATCTGAATATTGAGGTGGAAAAAGATATTTTGGGTGGTTTTATTGCTCAGGTGAAAAGCGATTTGTATGATGTAAGTATAGCAGGACAACTTAAAAGATTAAAAGATGTATTGTTAAAAATATAA
- a CDS encoding ATP synthase F0 subunit B: MKRLFFVLNFILITTLVYANEGEHGVNLVKDFTWRFITFIVFAFILIKLLKNPVKNLLVNRTDEIKKAIEEAERAKAEAEKELNNYKSKLSSMEKELEEMKKRAMDAVEKEKELILEDAEKNIEKLKKFAENLIESEVVKAKEELKALTVDLAIKLAEERLNSTLDKETKEKIAEKYIKMLEVQN, from the coding sequence GTGAAGAGGTTATTTTTTGTACTGAATTTTATATTAATTACAACCTTAGTTTATGCAAATGAAGGTGAACATGGGGTTAATTTAGTAAAGGATTTTACCTGGAGATTTATTACTTTTATAGTATTTGCTTTTATATTAATTAAGCTATTAAAGAATCCAGTCAAGAATCTTTTGGTTAACAGAACAGATGAAATTAAAAAGGCGATAGAAGAAGCAGAAAGAGCTAAAGCTGAGGCAGAAAAAGAGTTAAATAATTATAAAAGTAAACTTTCTTCAATGGAAAAAGAGCTCGAGGAGATGAAGAAAAGAGCTATGGATGCTGTAGAAAAAGAGAAAGAGTTGATATTGGAAGATGCTGAGAAAAATATTGAAAAATTAAAGAAGTTTGCAGAAAACCTTATCGAATCTGAGGTGGTTAAGGCTAAAGAGGAGCTGAAAGCGTTGACTGTTGATTTGGCAATAAAATTGGCTGAGGAAAGGCTAAATAGTACATTAGATAAAGAAACAAAAGAGAAAATAGCTGAAAAATATATTAAGATGTTAGAGGTGCAAAATTGA
- a CDS encoding ATP synthase F0 subunit B produces MINLDFTLFLQVINFLLILIIGKKLIYDPVIGTIERRDSRIKELQKSAAEMLKEVERLKSEYEEKMLNVKKEISEYQNKIRQEAINEATEKVSKVKSELDKKVEDARKQIEIEKEKAKVELEAEAKKLSEMILDKIIKVA; encoded by the coding sequence ATGATAAATTTAGATTTTACACTGTTTTTGCAGGTTATCAACTTCTTACTGATTCTTATCATTGGTAAAAAACTTATTTATGATCCCGTTATTGGTACGATTGAAAGAAGGGATTCTAGAATAAAGGAGTTGCAAAAAAGTGCAGCAGAGATGCTTAAAGAGGTTGAAAGACTCAAAAGTGAATATGAAGAAAAAATGTTGAATGTAAAAAAAGAGATTTCTGAATATCAGAATAAAATTAGGCAGGAAGCTATAAACGAAGCAACAGAAAAGGTTTCAAAAGTAAAAAGTGAATTGGATAAAAAAGTTGAAGATGCAAGAAAGCAGATTGAGATAGAAAAAGAGAAGGCTAAAGTAGAGCTTGAAGCTGAAGCTAAGAAACTTTCTGAAATGATATTGGATAAGATTATTAAGGTTGCTTAG